In a genomic window of Ferrimicrobium sp.:
- a CDS encoding aspartate aminotransferase family protein, translated as MAYLAPVWSKLTPLTVVRGEGAYVFDTEGTRYLDATSGIAVTSTGHSHPRVARAIAEQAQEFIHAQVNIYTHHRLQELADRLESVTPAGIDTFFYSNSGAEATEAAVKLARQYTKRTNIIVFQGSFHGRTAQAMAMTTSRTGYRAGYQPLPAGVFVSLFPGFPRAGGADGTSVGEAIDYLDYLLAAQTAPSETAAMVIEPVLGEGGYLPAPTEFLEAIRERCTQHGILFVADEVQTGFGRTGRMFALDHAGVTPDILVMAKGIASGFPFSAIGSSYDIMKEWTVGSHGGTYGANPIGVAAAIATLDVIQEEGLVENAAQRGEQLSEGLRRIAESRKEIGKIRSLGLMVGVEIVDPVTGAPDAARTTAILKELFEAHRIIAMNAGTFGNIIRWMPPLIISQEQIDTMLDAFRASVEATA; from the coding sequence GTGGCATATTTAGCACCAGTCTGGTCAAAACTCACCCCACTGACGGTTGTGCGTGGAGAGGGTGCGTACGTCTTCGACACCGAGGGTACTCGTTATCTCGATGCAACGTCGGGCATTGCGGTGACATCGACGGGTCACAGCCACCCCAGGGTGGCCAGGGCAATCGCCGAACAGGCACAAGAGTTCATTCACGCGCAGGTCAACATCTATACTCATCACCGATTGCAGGAACTCGCGGACCGTTTGGAGAGCGTTACCCCTGCAGGGATAGACACCTTCTTCTATAGCAACTCTGGCGCCGAGGCCACGGAGGCTGCGGTCAAGTTGGCGCGACAGTACACCAAGCGTACCAATATTATCGTATTTCAGGGAAGCTTCCATGGGCGTACTGCTCAGGCGATGGCGATGACCACCTCCCGAACTGGTTATCGAGCTGGCTATCAACCACTTCCAGCTGGGGTGTTCGTCTCGTTATTCCCCGGCTTTCCGCGCGCGGGTGGAGCTGATGGCACGAGTGTTGGTGAAGCGATTGATTATCTCGACTACTTATTAGCGGCACAAACCGCGCCGAGTGAGACCGCAGCGATGGTCATCGAGCCGGTCTTGGGTGAGGGTGGATATCTGCCAGCGCCAACTGAGTTCCTTGAGGCGATTCGCGAACGTTGCACCCAGCATGGCATCCTTTTTGTGGCTGACGAGGTGCAGACCGGGTTTGGACGTACAGGGCGTATGTTCGCCCTCGATCATGCGGGCGTCACTCCCGATATTCTTGTGATGGCTAAAGGCATCGCGTCAGGGTTTCCATTCTCAGCGATTGGCTCCTCCTATGACATCATGAAGGAGTGGACCGTTGGAAGTCATGGTGGAACCTATGGTGCGAATCCCATAGGCGTTGCGGCGGCAATCGCAACCCTTGATGTCATTCAGGAGGAGGGTCTCGTCGAGAACGCTGCTCAACGAGGGGAGCAGCTCAGTGAAGGGTTGCGCCGTATTGCCGAGTCACGGAAGGAGATTGGGAAGATTCGTTCGCTGGGTTTGATGGTTGGAGTAGAGATTGTCGACCCGGTGACTGGAGCGCCAGATGCAGCACGGACCACCGCCATTTTGAAGGAGCTCTTTGAGGCCCATCGGATTATTGCGATGAACGCAGGGACCTTTGGTAATATCATCCGCTGGATGCCGCCCCTCATCAT
- a CDS encoding FAD-binding oxidoreductase, translating to MVTGPSFWLQQLGDITPRASLQSSLHVDVAIVGGGLTGLWTGRYLAALDPTLRIAVFERDYVGFGASGRNGGWVSSLFPVPASKVERLYGTQLADELWRALAETVDEIAQQVDQLHIECDFTKAGTLVLARDRVQWQRLRREVKDGTTLLDARGTDRSLRARHVIGSVHEPQCATVQPARLVRGLADRLEEFGVRIYEGTNVSSIGDHALVANGHTVQAGAIVLATESYTAQFADWHRLVLPLYSMMVVTAPLSDAQYEAIGSPQLGLSFADERNLVIYGQITADRRIAFGGRGAPYGYGSVITPAPDRGRGMRRRLEQTLLELLPGLGDIEFPAFWGGTLGVTRDWFPRIDVDESAGVTKVYGYAGDGVAMTNLMGRLVTQGLLSPQKLPAVHAIFERAPRVWEPEPLRYLGINAGLLMTQLVDIGEQHGVPVRFLDTLRRALIGQVG from the coding sequence GTGGTAACTGGTCCGAGCTTTTGGTTACAGCAGCTAGGTGATATCACCCCGCGGGCATCGCTGCAATCGTCGCTGCACGTTGATGTCGCGATCGTTGGCGGAGGGCTGACAGGATTATGGACAGGGCGGTATCTTGCTGCACTTGATCCCACGCTTCGGATCGCTGTCTTTGAGCGTGACTATGTCGGTTTTGGGGCGTCGGGACGCAACGGTGGTTGGGTCTCCAGTCTCTTTCCCGTCCCGGCTTCGAAGGTGGAACGGCTCTATGGCACACAACTCGCGGACGAACTGTGGCGCGCACTCGCAGAGACAGTCGATGAGATCGCCCAGCAGGTCGATCAGCTCCATATCGAGTGCGATTTCACGAAGGCAGGCACGCTGGTCCTTGCCAGGGATCGTGTGCAATGGCAGCGGCTGCGGCGCGAAGTCAAGGACGGAACAACCCTGTTGGATGCGCGTGGAACCGATCGTTCCCTGAGGGCAAGGCACGTCATTGGGTCCGTGCATGAGCCACAGTGTGCAACGGTGCAACCAGCAAGATTGGTGCGTGGTCTTGCCGATCGACTCGAGGAGTTCGGCGTGCGGATCTATGAGGGTACGAACGTCAGCAGTATCGGAGACCATGCGTTGGTGGCCAACGGACATACCGTGCAAGCGGGTGCAATCGTCCTCGCCACGGAGTCGTACACCGCTCAATTCGCCGATTGGCACCGGTTGGTTCTTCCTCTGTATTCGATGATGGTGGTGACTGCTCCGCTGAGTGATGCGCAGTACGAAGCGATTGGAAGCCCTCAACTTGGCTTGAGTTTCGCCGATGAACGGAATCTGGTCATTTATGGACAGATCACCGCCGATCGGCGCATCGCCTTTGGTGGTCGCGGTGCCCCCTATGGCTATGGTTCGGTGATCACCCCGGCACCTGATCGGGGTAGGGGGATGCGACGGCGACTCGAGCAGACGCTGTTAGAGCTATTGCCAGGCCTTGGTGATATCGAGTTTCCCGCCTTCTGGGGAGGTACGCTTGGAGTGACCAGAGACTGGTTCCCGCGTATTGATGTCGATGAGTCGGCCGGGGTTACCAAGGTGTACGGGTACGCTGGCGACGGTGTTGCAATGACCAACCTGATGGGTAGGCTCGTCACCCAAGGGCTGCTCTCTCCCCAAAAACTTCCAGCCGTGCACGCCATCTTTGAGCGCGCTCCGCGTGTATGGGAGCCAGAACCTCTGCGCTACCTAGGGATTAACGCGGGGCTACTGATGACCCAACTCGTCGACATCGGTGAGCAACATGGCGTTCCGGTACGGTTTCTTGACACCTTGAGGCGCGCCTTAATTGGTCAAGTTGGATAA
- a CDS encoding alanine dehydrogenase codes for MVQSIGLPKEIKDGERRVALDPSAVKSCVQAGFDVWVETNAGVGAGFANADYEAVGAKITPNAKATWAADLVVKVKEPQESEWGFFRKDLTLFAYLHLAAEPTLAKALVDSGIDAFAYETLEEKGGLPLLAPMSEVAGRTAAIVGAHYLASGSGVLLGGSAGVPPARVVVIGMGVAGTMAARGARGMDAEVTGVDIDLHRLYMAQQEGTVTATLASSEHAISEAVREADLVVGAALVTGAKAPKLVLRDHIASMRPGSVVVDLAIDQGGCIETSRPTSHSEPIYEELGVIHYCVTNVPGQYPKTASRALSAAVAPKLVRLARDPQDPVLAGSLNVSKGEIVHPVVAKALGL; via the coding sequence ATGGTTCAGTCGATCGGCCTTCCTAAGGAGATCAAGGACGGAGAGCGAAGAGTAGCGCTTGATCCCTCGGCGGTGAAGTCCTGCGTTCAGGCCGGCTTTGATGTGTGGGTAGAGACAAACGCAGGCGTAGGTGCCGGTTTCGCTAACGCCGATTACGAGGCCGTTGGAGCCAAGATCACTCCAAATGCCAAGGCAACGTGGGCCGCTGATCTCGTCGTGAAGGTGAAGGAGCCACAGGAGTCGGAGTGGGGGTTCTTCCGCAAGGATCTCACGCTTTTTGCCTATCTCCATCTCGCTGCAGAACCTACACTTGCGAAGGCGCTCGTAGATAGCGGTATCGACGCGTTCGCGTATGAGACATTGGAGGAAAAGGGTGGCCTCCCGTTGCTCGCGCCTATGAGCGAAGTCGCCGGGCGTACGGCGGCGATCGTTGGTGCTCATTATCTCGCGAGTGGCTCCGGAGTTCTCCTTGGGGGATCGGCTGGAGTGCCGCCAGCGCGAGTTGTTGTCATTGGTATGGGTGTAGCAGGCACGATGGCAGCTCGCGGTGCTCGAGGAATGGATGCTGAAGTCACTGGGGTGGACATCGATCTTCACCGACTGTATATGGCCCAGCAAGAGGGTACGGTGACCGCAACACTTGCCAGCTCCGAACATGCCATCAGCGAGGCAGTCAGAGAGGCAGACCTCGTTGTGGGTGCCGCGTTGGTCACCGGTGCGAAGGCACCAAAGCTCGTATTGCGTGACCATATCGCCAGCATGAGGCCGGGCTCTGTCGTTGTCGACCTCGCGATTGACCAGGGAGGGTGTATCGAGACATCGCGACCGACTTCGCACTCTGAGCCAATCTATGAGGAGTTGGGTGTCATACACTACTGTGTCACCAATGTCCCTGGTCAGTACCCGAAGACGGCATCGCGAGCATTGTCAGCGGCGGTGGCTCCAAAGCTTGTCCGGCTGGCACGAGATCCTCAGGATCCGGTGCTCGCTGGTTCACTGAACGTTTCCAAGGGTGAGATTGTCCATCCGGTCGTCGCTAAGGCGCTTGGGTTATAG
- a CDS encoding gamma-glutamyltransferase translates to MHYFSPSFSELFPNAAVSSIDPLASQAAIHLLRRGGSAIDAAIAANAVLSVTAPDQCGLGGDLVALVYSPPSSRGPAQVQSLQAIGASGTGASAEMMRANGYRTIPRASLGALTVPGAVDGWLALHHKFGKLRLDQVLETAVDYATNGFPASNRLRRNYEQIRSHASGVELGGFLMATTNSIPLVRRPGVARTLLAISKLGREGFYAGEFGAELMKLSEGVFRPDDLAKPIARFATPLTATLFGHVLTTNPAPSAGFLTLGALAQLGTTASTLGDADWYIELIEAFRATRWMHGYHHDDADLAGVLAGTISSTAPRTHTVATGPDTTAITAVDENGLAAVLVQSNGHAFGSRLATPDTNIFIHDRGAVGFNLLPGDPNELRPRARPRHTLAPIMAQTLGGDLALIAGTMGGDRQPSILAQVITAALRDQSDPRDALVQPRFAFSSMTSSELSGFDTYDGIQEPIVTCEDHLSPAIFDELTRRLGAVASTPAFGTESGVAHVTLRRSRSWMIAADPRSEAAGIAGY, encoded by the coding sequence GTGCACTACTTCTCACCATCCTTCAGCGAACTCTTCCCGAATGCAGCCGTCTCCTCTATCGATCCATTGGCATCACAAGCCGCCATTCACCTCCTGCGCAGGGGTGGCTCCGCCATCGACGCCGCTATCGCGGCCAACGCGGTGCTCTCGGTGACCGCGCCTGACCAGTGCGGCCTGGGCGGTGATCTCGTCGCATTGGTCTACTCCCCTCCCTCCTCTCGGGGTCCGGCTCAAGTACAGTCGCTCCAGGCAATAGGTGCCTCCGGCACTGGGGCATCGGCGGAGATGATGCGGGCGAACGGCTATCGGACGATCCCACGTGCAAGTCTTGGAGCCCTGACAGTACCTGGCGCGGTCGACGGGTGGTTAGCGCTGCACCACAAATTTGGCAAACTCCGACTTGATCAAGTGCTAGAGACTGCCGTCGATTACGCCACCAACGGATTTCCCGCATCCAACCGACTACGACGAAACTACGAGCAGATCCGCAGCCATGCCTCAGGGGTTGAACTCGGTGGTTTCTTGATGGCAACGACGAACTCGATACCGCTCGTACGCCGCCCTGGCGTTGCTCGGACCCTTCTAGCAATCTCCAAACTCGGACGTGAAGGATTCTATGCTGGCGAATTCGGAGCAGAGCTGATGAAGCTCAGTGAGGGTGTTTTCCGACCCGATGACCTGGCTAAACCCATTGCAAGGTTTGCAACACCGCTAACAGCGACCCTCTTTGGACATGTGCTCACCACCAACCCAGCGCCGAGTGCGGGGTTTCTTACCCTTGGCGCGTTGGCACAGCTCGGCACCACTGCCAGCACGCTCGGTGATGCCGATTGGTACATAGAGCTCATCGAGGCCTTCCGCGCGACTCGTTGGATGCACGGCTATCACCACGATGACGCTGATCTCGCGGGTGTCCTGGCTGGTACGATCAGCTCCACTGCCCCTCGCACCCACACCGTGGCCACCGGGCCGGACACGACTGCGATCACTGCTGTCGATGAAAACGGGCTCGCTGCCGTTCTCGTGCAGTCCAACGGACATGCCTTCGGTTCACGCCTTGCGACACCTGATACCAACATCTTCATCCATGATCGCGGAGCAGTTGGGTTCAACCTGTTGCCTGGCGATCCAAACGAACTCCGACCCAGAGCGCGTCCTCGTCACACGCTGGCGCCCATCATGGCCCAGACCCTTGGCGGTGATCTTGCCCTGATCGCCGGTACGATGGGCGGAGATCGGCAACCCAGCATATTGGCCCAGGTCATTACCGCAGCATTGCGCGATCAGAGTGATCCACGTGACGCCCTCGTCCAACCACGCTTTGCCTTCTCGTCGATGACCTCTAGCGAGCTGTCGGGATTTGATACCTATGACGGGATCCAAGAACCGATCGTTACTTGCGAAGATCATCTGTCGCCAGCGATATTCGATGAACTCACACGAAGGTTAGGTGCAGTGGCATCGACTCCTGCCTTTGGCACAGAGTCTGGGGTAGCGCATGTGACCCTGCGTCGATCACGCAGCTGGATGATCGCAGCAGATCCACGATCAGAGGCCGCTGGAATTGCCGGCTACTAG
- a CDS encoding acyl-CoA dehydrogenase family protein, with the protein MEPTTSPLSYAVGLNQYLVDPVLARIAEGLVAPSFISQLVELGTTVGDQVLPVGIEIDQAPSLTLISHDLDGRRIDQAHLTTSHAAIYEQLRHVVSTPWNEAGFIGHFLQGYLIADPGFYCLLTLTTQVASALQLLLPDSDRYLRRLTDGPSWGGTWFTETHAGSDLAATRTQARRDIGKWLLSSGDKYFASGAGLTDLAITSAYPLHASSLRDLHLYLVDKYTDEGELNFTLRRLKSKLATKAIPTGEIELAESQATLLAGENDGIYRILQSLTLARTANAIASAGVARIATIEATLRGERRQAFGHPLREHALFARDLVTLRLAHLGILSLALLGAETFQESYDFTDHNDADYLLLRLLSHATKIHTAKHSTIITQQAMECFGGLGFLEEYAIARWHREALVLPIWEGSANIHALDAAEVLRHPDAAIGVRALLAKWVPQSLRGPVLKSAEIALDGLAGETWYLKESLELLGECLEIAALGRFANYVPELADVAELRWTAMQTHSLPTWKLPEALRLAV; encoded by the coding sequence ATGGAACCGACAACAAGCCCACTCAGTTATGCCGTTGGCCTCAATCAGTATCTCGTTGATCCAGTTTTAGCGAGAATCGCCGAGGGGCTCGTCGCACCTTCCTTCATCTCCCAACTCGTCGAATTGGGCACTACCGTCGGCGATCAGGTGCTGCCGGTCGGTATCGAGATCGACCAAGCCCCCTCCCTGACGTTGATCAGTCACGATCTCGATGGTCGCCGCATCGATCAGGCCCACCTCACCACCTCCCATGCCGCAATCTACGAACAACTTCGCCACGTCGTCTCAACGCCCTGGAACGAAGCAGGTTTTATCGGCCATTTTCTCCAAGGTTACCTGATAGCAGATCCTGGCTTCTATTGTTTGCTGACGCTCACGACCCAGGTTGCAAGCGCACTGCAACTGCTGCTCCCTGACTCCGACCGTTACCTTCGACGACTCACCGATGGTCCAAGCTGGGGAGGCACCTGGTTCACAGAGACACATGCTGGGAGCGACCTGGCCGCCACCCGAACACAAGCTCGACGAGACATAGGCAAATGGCTCCTCTCCAGCGGGGACAAATACTTCGCTAGCGGAGCAGGCCTCACTGATCTCGCAATCACCAGCGCGTACCCTCTACACGCCAGCTCGCTACGGGACCTCCACCTCTATCTTGTCGACAAATATACCGACGAAGGAGAGCTGAATTTCACCCTGCGGCGACTCAAGTCAAAACTCGCCACAAAGGCGATCCCAACTGGAGAAATCGAGCTCGCCGAGTCGCAGGCCACGCTATTGGCTGGTGAAAATGATGGCATCTATCGTATTCTGCAAAGCCTCACCCTTGCCCGCACGGCGAACGCGATTGCGAGCGCTGGTGTGGCGAGAATCGCAACAATCGAGGCCACCCTCCGAGGAGAACGAAGGCAGGCCTTCGGGCATCCTCTCCGGGAACATGCTCTCTTTGCTCGTGATCTCGTGACGTTGCGCCTTGCCCATCTCGGTATCCTCTCACTCGCCCTGCTGGGTGCTGAGACCTTCCAGGAGAGCTACGATTTCACTGACCACAACGACGCAGACTACCTCTTGCTCAGATTGCTGAGTCACGCAACCAAGATCCACACCGCGAAGCATTCAACCATCATCACGCAACAGGCAATGGAATGCTTTGGAGGGCTTGGATTTTTAGAGGAGTACGCTATCGCGCGCTGGCATCGCGAGGCACTAGTTCTGCCTATCTGGGAGGGGAGTGCAAACATCCATGCTCTGGACGCCGCTGAAGTGCTACGACATCCTGACGCCGCTATTGGTGTCAGAGCCCTACTCGCGAAGTGGGTACCACAATCGTTGCGAGGGCCAGTCCTCAAGAGCGCTGAGATCGCACTAGACGGCCTCGCTGGTGAAACGTGGTATCTGAAAGAATCCCTTGAACTCCTCGGAGAGTGTCTCGAGA